In Necator americanus strain Aroian chromosome IV, whole genome shotgun sequence, the following proteins share a genomic window:
- a CDS encoding hypothetical protein (NECATOR_CHRIV.G16498.T1) gives MLRVVIAFVSLSVFTDASFTDMNCTNGDTTTTKFIASSTACSDIYAPSTCLALFGAAVVAGSTTDRDVKCNTDANGISEDVKQLAISVCPKHCGYCCNTPEYQCSNKLFPRTNCATVTVAQCSDATWRPILAEDCPNVCGFCLTGGCVDKVIQCANDINICRQVDMQTFVKENCQRTCGYCPTSTTAASAAAVTVATTAKSASATAICTSAVDSNANCATWYKNGFCTNTFYTLAQRKQYCAKTCNLC, from the exons ATGCTGCGTGTAgtcatcgccttcgtcagTCTTTCCGTGTTCACCGATGCCTCATTCACAGACATGAATTGCACCAACGGTGATACCACAACGACTAAG TTCATTGCTTCCTCCACGGCGTGCAGCGACATTTACGCGCCCAGCACTTGTCTTGCGCTTTTCGGAGCGGCTGTTGTAGCCGGCAGTACGACCGACAGAGACGTGAAATGCAACACG GATGCTAACGGTATCAGCGAAGACGTGAAACAGCTCGCCATTTCCGTTTGCCCCAAGCATTGCGGATATTGCTGCAATACTCCCGAATACCAATGTTCCAACAAATTAT TCCCACGAACAAACTGCGCTACCGTAACTGTCGCTCAATGCTCCGACGCAACTTGGCGTCCAATTCTTGCTGAGGATTGCCCGAATGTCTGCGGATTCTGTCTTACTG GAGGATGTGTGGATAAGGTGATTCAGTGTGCGAACGATATAAACATTTGCAGACAGGTTGACATGCAGACTTTCGTAAAG GAAAACTGTCAGCGTACTTGTGGATATTGTCCAACGTCTACTACAGCAGCATCAGCAGCAGCCGTAACTGTCGCCACAACAG CGAAAAGTGCGAGTGCAACTGCTATTTGCACATCAGCCGTTGACAGTAATGCAAA CTGTGCTACATGGTATAAGAACGGATTCTGCACCAATACCTTCTATACTCTGGCTCAGAGGAAGCAGTACTGTGCCAAGACGTGCAATCTCTGCTAA
- a CDS encoding hypothetical protein (NECATOR_CHRIV.G16499.T1) has protein sequence MHRTVARVSSIEQPGSKILFVNWPKWLFPAGTLKRIVLLDRHDCPPQSPTSWTAEKIFRSVYYVTYVMRSTERYGASCLLKAGLQNDARVVEMPPANLKCQLERSGAYDRLCSTPSCVD, from the coding sequence ATGCACAGGACGGTGGCAAGAGTATCGAGCATCGAGCAGCCAGGGAGTAAAATATTGTTCGTAAACTGGCCAAAGTGGCTATTTCCAGCAGGTACCCTAAAGAGAATTGTGTTACTTGACAGACACGACTGTCCTCCTCAAAGTCCAACATCGTGGACGGCCGAGAAAATATTCCGTTCTGTCTACTACGTTACATATGTGATGAGATCAACGGAACGGTACGGAGCTAGCTGTCTACTCAAAGCTGGTTTACAAAACGACGCAAGAGTTGTAGAGATGCCACCAGCGAACCTTAAGTGTCAACTGGAACGTAGCGGtgcgtatgatcgactctgctcaactcccagctgcgtggatTGA